One window of Candidatus Nitrospira kreftii genomic DNA carries:
- a CDS encoding Histidine kinase, with product MGKRGLSNIEGLITLRREFLDARVIAMTGACEAMGVLNFSDVGTMLGVTRTLQKPFDLKVPLDTVATEMMT from the coding sequence ATGGGAAAGAGGGGCTTGAGCAATATCGAAGGACTTATAACACTCCGCCGTGAATTTCTCGATGCTCGTGTGATAGCTATGACCGGGGCATGTGAAGCGATGGGCGTTCTCAATTTCTCGGACGTTGGCACAATGCTTGGTGTTACACGGACATTACAAAAGCCCTTCGATCTTAAGGTTCCTCTTGATACGGTCGCTACGGAAATGATGACCTAG
- a CDS encoding hypothetical protein (conserved protein of unknown function), with the protein MTAGLFLGLLLLVGLSLWIAIREHRENVLKSRVIAATNCGVLVTDAMLPHHPVIYVNPSFLMLTGYAEHDVVGQTAAILTGPATDRASIEKLALALQDGRACRVSLRHYRKNGTSFWNEVTLAPIEDRTGRVRSVIWVMRDVSRLLREESGVHQALSPTFLCDFVSEGMLVTTESQVVYANRTGLKILGAESAEQLIGSQFLDIVYAELQEAVRLWIVQTVGSSQLTRRLETQFLRRDGRGVVVELSVAPILWDGKESVLIRFSDISRQRQPETQSLHNRNQLGQDPAIAESDHWGWSNNNGTEIWSEEHYRVFGYEPGSVPATYETFKKALHPEDRDRVLTLVEETFSSDRPYDIECRIIQPGGDVRFVRCRGVLIHGSSGQPIRMSGTIEDITDYKLIAALADDRALQFKTVMESAPNGMFMVRQDGTISVVNSNVERMFGYVREELVGRPIECLLSARDREQQREARAACLAYIGRSGPPDISKELHGRRKDGTEFPVKICFHPVHLSKGRTILITMIDLTTREKAEQSLVDIEARFDLVVQAGRVGIFEYDHRTNAHLWSPILREIYGVSSEESPSFERYLELVHPGDRERMHCSALHTPDPKREGLYTVEHRLVRPNGSIRHVSLRTLTQFDGEGSMRRPMRTIGMVVDITDRVHSEMVVRVVKEMETMRTLNGGIAHELNNSLTAVLGFSELALALIPVETKAHRHLVQVITAGRKAREVAYRIRRAIDHASFYSVSTPVDQEPSTLSIEVSDAVGPRG; encoded by the coding sequence ATGACGGCTGGTCTCTTCCTAGGGTTGCTCCTGCTCGTGGGTCTCTCCCTCTGGATCGCAATTCGAGAGCACCGTGAAAATGTGTTGAAGTCAAGGGTCATCGCGGCGACGAATTGCGGCGTCCTTGTGACGGATGCGATGCTCCCACATCACCCCGTCATCTATGTGAATCCGTCGTTTCTGATGTTGACTGGCTATGCTGAGCATGACGTTGTCGGCCAAACCGCGGCAATATTGACCGGTCCCGCAACCGATCGCGCGTCGATCGAAAAGCTCGCATTGGCTCTCCAAGATGGGCGAGCGTGCCGCGTGTCGTTACGCCATTACCGAAAAAACGGAACGTCGTTTTGGAATGAGGTAACGTTGGCGCCTATTGAGGACCGGACAGGACGTGTGCGGTCGGTTATCTGGGTGATGAGAGATGTGTCCCGTCTCCTGCGGGAGGAATCAGGAGTTCATCAAGCGCTTTCTCCGACATTTCTGTGTGATTTCGTTTCTGAAGGTATGCTGGTCACGACGGAGTCCCAGGTTGTCTATGCCAACAGGACTGGTCTGAAGATCCTCGGAGCCGAATCGGCCGAACAACTCATCGGTAGTCAGTTTCTCGATATCGTGTACGCTGAGTTGCAGGAGGCGGTACGTCTCTGGATTGTACAGACAGTGGGATCAAGTCAGTTGACCAGGCGATTGGAAACGCAATTCTTACGGCGTGATGGGCGGGGAGTTGTTGTTGAACTGTCTGTGGCTCCAATCCTGTGGGATGGAAAAGAGTCTGTTCTAATCCGTTTTTCGGACATCTCTCGCCAGCGGCAACCTGAAACCCAATCACTCCACAACCGAAATCAGCTGGGACAAGATCCGGCCATCGCGGAGAGTGACCACTGGGGGTGGTCAAACAATAACGGTACCGAGATTTGGTCGGAAGAGCACTATCGTGTTTTTGGATACGAACCGGGTTCGGTCCCGGCAACGTATGAGACCTTTAAAAAAGCCCTTCATCCAGAAGACCGTGATCGCGTTCTTACCTTGGTAGAGGAAACGTTCAGCTCAGACCGTCCATATGATATCGAATGTAGAATTATTCAACCTGGTGGCGATGTTCGATTTGTCCGTTGTCGCGGAGTGCTCATTCACGGTTCCTCAGGCCAACCCATTCGGATGTCAGGAACGATTGAGGACATCACCGACTACAAGCTGATCGCGGCTTTGGCTGATGACCGAGCCCTTCAATTTAAAACAGTCATGGAGTCGGCCCCCAACGGCATGTTCATGGTTCGGCAAGATGGTACCATCTCTGTCGTCAACAGCAATGTCGAACGAATGTTCGGGTATGTTCGTGAAGAGCTGGTGGGGCGACCTATCGAGTGTTTGCTCTCAGCACGAGATCGGGAGCAGCAGCGGGAAGCACGTGCCGCCTGTCTTGCATACATCGGGAGATCAGGTCCCCCGGACATCAGTAAAGAATTGCACGGACGTCGCAAGGATGGTACCGAATTCCCAGTCAAAATCTGCTTTCACCCTGTGCATCTGTCTAAAGGAAGGACGATCTTAATCACCATGATCGATCTCACGACTCGCGAGAAGGCCGAACAATCCCTCGTGGATATCGAGGCACGATTTGATCTTGTGGTCCAGGCAGGACGAGTGGGAATCTTCGAATATGATCACCGGACGAACGCTCACCTCTGGTCGCCGATCTTGCGTGAGATCTATGGAGTGAGCTCTGAGGAATCGCCTTCGTTCGAGCGATATCTGGAACTGGTTCACCCCGGTGATCGAGAGAGGATGCACTGCTCGGCCTTGCATACCCCTGATCCCAAGCGAGAGGGGCTGTACACGGTTGAGCACCGACTAGTCAGGCCGAATGGTTCCATCCGGCACGTCAGCCTTCGTACTCTCACGCAGTTTGACGGTGAGGGGAGCATGCGGCGCCCCATGCGTACGATAGGGATGGTTGTTGATATCACGGATCGTGTGCATAGCGAAATGGTGGTACGAGTCGTGAAGGAAATGGAAACCATGAGAACGTTGAACGGTGGTATTGCTCATGAGCTGAACAATAGTCTCACGGCAGTACTGGGCTTCAGCGAGTTGGCACTGGCGTTGATCCCCGTGGAGACCAAAGCCCATCGCCACCTTGTCCAAGTGATCACAGCGGGACGAAAAGCGCGCGAGGTAGCCTATCGGATTCGTCGTGCCATAGACCATGCGTCGTTTTACTCGGTATCCACGCCGGTAGACCAAGAACCATCCACATTATCCATCGAAGTCTCGGATGCCGTCGGTCCTCGTGGTTGA
- a CDS encoding hypothetical protein (conserved membrane protein of unknown function) codes for MRLLNLVLGTAVVAVGFWLIWGSVSPFIVLGWVTAVGLFLWVVADSISKVWAWSTLILGIESFVWPLVLMVQLKGASDTVPESEMGTFLSAVVLGLFSSVFWVSFAYGLFNRAFKADSAPSKDRPAPLLGSRSTKKQKKLS; via the coding sequence ATGAGACTTCTCAATCTTGTCCTTGGTACTGCGGTGGTTGCTGTCGGGTTTTGGCTGATCTGGGGAAGTGTTTCTCCGTTTATCGTGCTCGGATGGGTTACTGCCGTGGGTTTGTTTCTGTGGGTGGTGGCGGATTCAATCTCGAAAGTCTGGGCGTGGTCGACGCTAATCCTAGGCATCGAGAGCTTTGTGTGGCCGTTGGTGTTGATGGTGCAACTTAAGGGAGCCTCGGACACAGTTCCTGAATCCGAAATGGGAACGTTTCTCTCTGCCGTCGTCCTGGGGCTCTTTTCATCTGTGTTTTGGGTATCGTTCGCTTACGGGTTGTTCAATCGAGCCTTCAAAGCTGATTCAGCACCGTCCAAAGACCGCCCGGCCCCGTTGTTAGGATCGCGGTCGACTAAGAAGCAAAAAAAGCTCAGTTAA
- a CDS encoding DNA-binding transcriptional activator DevR/DosR — protein MLTTKTPVQTIRVLLVDDHEVIRVGLRTVLAQNQGITVVGEAGTMTDAIQQSQKLKPDVILMDVRLPDGSGVDACREILGALPATRVIFLTSYADDDSVLAAVLAGAHGYVLKEIDSPGLLEAIRSVAKGQSILDSTVTERALRWLRGLHDLPLTPGTDQLSSQEERVVALVAEGKTNKEIAVALGLSDKTVKNYLANVFQKLRITRRTQAAAFFVKRQG, from the coding sequence ATGCTCACAACTAAAACTCCAGTTCAAACCATTCGTGTGTTGCTTGTCGATGATCACGAGGTGATTCGCGTTGGGCTTCGGACCGTTTTGGCTCAAAACCAGGGGATCACGGTGGTGGGGGAGGCCGGCACTATGACCGATGCCATTCAACAGAGCCAGAAGCTGAAACCAGACGTCATCTTGATGGATGTGCGTCTCCCGGATGGTTCCGGTGTCGATGCCTGCCGAGAGATTCTGGGAGCACTGCCCGCCACCAGGGTCATTTTTCTGACGTCCTATGCAGATGATGATTCGGTGCTTGCCGCAGTGCTCGCCGGCGCCCATGGCTACGTGCTGAAGGAAATCGACTCCCCGGGATTGCTGGAAGCCATCCGTTCTGTCGCCAAGGGCCAGTCCATCTTAGACTCTACCGTGACCGAACGGGCTCTGAGGTGGTTGCGAGGACTTCACGATCTACCATTGACGCCAGGGACCGACCAACTTTCATCTCAGGAGGAACGGGTCGTAGCATTGGTTGCCGAGGGAAAGACCAACAAGGAAATTGCAGTTGCCCTCGGGCTTAGTGACAAAACCGTGAAAAACTATCTCGCGAACGTCTTTCAGAAGCTTCGCATCACACGCCGCACGCAGGCTGCTGCGTTCTTCGTCAAGCGGCAAGGCTGA